The following are from one region of the Primulina eburnea isolate SZY01 chromosome 17, ASM2296580v1, whole genome shotgun sequence genome:
- the LOC140818759 gene encoding uncharacterized protein, which yields MAIATIVATTLQGLVNPNANQQPPPPPQHGVKFHYESLRKNRCPTFSGAADPEVSQSWLKIVETQLRLLEVPDALKVDVIVPFLEDKAAKWWEAVSPAMTAARPITWRMFQETFLKQYYPAEVRLQKLSEFENFIQTPDMSVVEYTSQFNALGSYAPAIMADEVLKLHRFKKGLNSRIQSALAVYQPANFSDLMGAAIRAEADIRRREGENRNKRPLNSQPSQGRPVFKRPNQSGGPPSGQSPATNYQGLKPCSTCGFKHSGECRRASGVCFGCGKAGHRIAECPTAANRPAGPNRGTGPNTGAGPS from the coding sequence ATGGCTATAGCCACGATCGTGGCAACGACACTTCAGGGGTTAGTGAACCCCAATGCTAATCAACAGCCCCCACCTCCACCACAGCATGGGGTCAAGTTTCACTACGAGTCACTGCGAAAGAACAGGTGCCCAACTTTCAGTGGCGCTGCCGACCCCGAAGTTAGCCAGAGTTGGCTAAAAATCGTGGAAACTCAGTTGAGACTGTTGGAAGTCCCGGATGCACTGAAAGTGGACGTGATAGTGCCCTTCTTGGAAGACAAGGCAGCTAAATGGTGGGAAGCAGTCTCGCCAGCTATGACCGCTGCCAGACCAATCACATGGCGAATGTTCCAAGAAACATTTCTGAAACAATACTACCCAGCAGAAGTCAGACTGCAGAAGCTAagtgaatttgaaaatttcattCAGACTCCAGACATGTCAGTGGTGGAATACACCTCTCAGTTCAATGCTCTCGGATCTTATGCTCCAGCAATCATGGCAGACGAAGTTCTGAAATTGCACCGCTTTAAGAAAGGATTGAACAGCAGGATCCAATCAGCTCTAGCGGTCTACCAACCTGCCAACTTTTCAGATTTGATGGGTGCGGCTATCCGAGCCGAGGCTGATATTCGTCGAAGAGAAGGGGAAAACAGGAACAAGCGACCCCTTAACAGCCAGCCTTCTCAAGGGAGACCAGTGTTCAAGAGGCCCAATCAGTCAGGTGGACCTCCCTCCGGGCAATCCCCTGCCACTAACTATCAAGGACTCAAGCCATGCTCAACATGTGGCTTCAAGCACTCCGGGGAATGCCGAAGGGCCAGCGGTGTATGCTTTGGATGTGGGAAAGCGGGACACCGAATTGCAGAATGTCCTACCGCTGCCAACCGACCAGCAGGGCCAAACAGAGGAACTGGGCCAAATACTGGAGCAGGCCCTAGTTAA